TGCAAGTCCCCTTTGTCGGTTCTGGGGTGCTAGGTTCTGCGATGGGTATGGATAAAATTGCCATGAAAATGGCGTTTGAGCAAGCAGGACTGGCACAGGTAAAATATAAGGCGTTAACTAGAGCGCAAGTTTGGTCTAATCCTTGTGTGTTTCCTAAGCTGTGTGATGAAATTGAGGCTGCACTAGGCTATCCTTGCTTCGTCAAACCTGCGAATTTAGGTTCCTCAGTGGGTATTGCCAAAGTGCGATCGCGCCAAGAATTAGAAACAGCGTTAGACAATGCTGCCGGTTTTGACCGACGGCTAATCGTCGAAGCTGGTGTCGTGGCGAGAGAAGTAGAGTGTGCAGTTTTAGGCAACGATCAACCTCAAGCTTCTGTCATAGGCGAAATTACTTATGATAGTGATTTTTACGATTATGAAACTAAATATACAGAAGGTAAAGCAGATTTACTGATACCAGCACCGCTACCAGATGCAATTAGCTGTCAAATTCAAGACATGGCTCTGCAAGCTTTTGCAGCTGTTGATGCGGCTGGGTTAGCAAGAGTAGACTTTTTCTATGTAGAAGCTACAGGAGAAGTTTTAATTAATGAAATCAATACTTTACCAGGCTTCACCGCAACGAGTATGTATCCTCAACTCTGGTCTCAGAGTGGCATCTCGTTTCCAGAATTAGTGGATCGATTAATTCAACTTGCTCTAGAAAGACATTCTGCTAAATAAGTAAAAAAAATAAGGCAACTGATTTCTAAGGATTACAGCAAAAAGTAGTAATAAATACAGATTTTTAAGAAAAACTGGTGAGTTTTAGTAGGTTTTCTTCTATAAAAAAGCTACTTTAACCTGAAATCTCGCTACGGATACCTGATGCTTAGCTCCTCTATTACAATCTGGACTAGAGGGGTACAAATCTGAAAGTAATCATGGAAAAAAGTCAGAGTGTACAGTACGAGCAAACCCAACTAATAGGGGCTACTCCAGAGCTGACAAACAGTAAATCGAAAGCAATAGCAAGCTCGAAGATTCTGATAAATCTGGTTGCACATCATCCTTGGCTATTGTTGACTGGGTTGTTCGCTATGTGTTTAGGAGGTGCTACCTTTGCGTTGTACAGCCTAAGTCATGTCGGGCGTGTGGCACAGGTAGAATCAGAAAAAATCCCAGCAGTCGTTGAAGAACCTATCAAAACGCCTTCTGAGAATATCAATCCTACACCTTTGTGGATGATAGCTGCGATCGCCCTCAGCTGTGGTAGTGGTTGCTTGATTATTTACCGAATACTCAACCGTCCCAAGCCACTACAAAAAGTCCAAAAACAGATTAACCGTCGTCAGGCACGTTTGGCAGAAAACCGCTACCAAAGCCCAAGATTGGAACCACGCCTTCCCCAAAATCAACCAGTTTTTGTGCCACAGCAACAACTGATGACGTCTGTAATGCCGATTTCACCTAAAACAAAACATTTAGTAACGGTTCTGCCACCAGAACACAGACACCACCTGGATACACAAAAAGAATCTTTAGCAGATTTATTGGATATTCGGAAACAAAGTTCATTGTCTACAATTTTACAGAAGTATTAATAGCCCTGTAAAATAAAAACCTGTCAAATTAATACTTTTTGCAAATCAGGACACAGTTATACTGTGTCCTTACTTATATCAAGTCGAGGATTATCATTAAAATACGCAATCAGTGAATGCACCAGCCACATGAATAGCTACAGAACTTTTAGACTATTGGGATTAGTACACGGGTAAAGCAGCTTAATGCTTTTAAAAAAGTTAGACGGGAACAATTAAAAAATTTAAAAAGCTGCCAAAATGGCAACTTAATTTTGATTAACAGAGTTAAATTATAGTAGATAAACGACTTCAAGGGTGTTGTTATCAGGGACTACCACATCAGTTAATTCTTCTTTATCAATTCTATCTATCAAAGGATTGATAGACGAAGAAAAATTATTCATAGCAATATTTTGCAGACTATTTGTCTAGGCAAAAAAATCTCAATAATTAGATTTTACATTTGCTGCAACAGGAATATTATTTGTGTGTGGACGTTGTTTTTGAAGTACGTGTCAGCCCCCTAAATAACGGGCAACGTCTGTACAAATTACCTGTTCACTACAGCAGCAAATGGCAGAGTGGGAGTTTGAAAGCTAACTGATATGCTTCCTCCCACTCTATTTTTATGGAGATATTAAATACATATCGGCTATTGCGCTACCCTTCTCCTGACAGAGACATTATGCAGTAATATAAGCCGTCTGGAGAGTGCATATGTGTAGTTGAAGCAACGCGTTGTACAGAAAAGTCAGAAATTATTTATTCCTGTAGACGTAAAGAACTCTTTTCTTAAGGTAGAACCGTGAATGCGATCGCAGCATTTATGCTGTTAGGGCTAATTTGGGAAAATCACAAAACTTAACTCAATACAACAGGTGAAAGATATATGTATACTTCTTAAAAGTGATTTTTCAACATTTTCTAGAAATTTTTAGTTTTGTTTCTAATAAAAGGTACTGAACTTGTTATTAAATAGTCCTATTATTGCATTTACAATTCTCCTGGCAGTAATCTTTATTGTACCTCCGGTTTTTGAGAAACTACGACTACCCGGACTGGTGGGTTTACTGGTAGCTGGTGTAATACTAGGTCAAAATGGCTTAAAGCTACTAGACTCTGAATCTGATACTATTAAACTCCTTTCAGATATCGGTAAAGTCTATTTGATGTTTGTGGCAGGTTTAGAAATTGACTTAGAGCAATTTCGTAAAACTAGAAATCGTTCAATTGGATTTGGCATCCTCACATTTTTAGTACCATTAATTGCTGGTATTGCGGTCGGACGTTTATTTAATTTTAGTTGGAATTCTTCTATCTTAATTGGTTCTTTACTTGCTTCCCACACTCTCTTGGCATATCCAATTGTGAGTCGACTGGGAGTTGTAACTAATGAAGCAGTGACGGTGACAATTGGAGCCACGATTTTTACTGACACAGGTGCTTTGCTCGTACTAGCGATTTGTGTGGGCATTCACGGAGGAGAGTTCACAGCCTTAAGTTTAGTTACTTTGTTAGGTGGACTTGCAATTTACTCTGTTGTTGTCCTGTTTGGGTTTGACTGGGCAGGAAAAGAGTTTTTTCGACGTACTGGAGAAGAACAAAGTAATCAGTTTTTGTTTATATTACTAGCATTGTTTTTGGCTTCTGTAGGAGCGCAAGTAATTGGCGTTGAAAAAATTGTCGGTGCGTTTTTAGCAGGTTTAGCAGTCAATGATGTTCTAGGACGTAGCCCAGTCAAAGAAAAAATCGAATTTATTGGTAGTGTTTTGTTTATCCCTTGTTTCTTTGTGGACATGGGATTGTTAATTAATATTCCGGCATTTATCAAAACTCTCAGTTCAATTTGGCTGGCTTTAGTAATTGTAGTGGCTTTAATTGGCAGCAAATTTATTGCGGCATTCTTAGCCAAATTATTGTACCGCTACAACACAGCAGAACTAATGACGATGTGGTCTTTGTCATTGCCACAGGTAGCAGCCACGCTAGCAGCAACATTGGTTGCTTATCAAACTGTAAATCCTGCGGGTGAGCGGCTGATTAATGAGGGTGTTTTAAACAGTGTAATTGTTCTGATGCTGGTAACTGCAATTTTAGGCCCA
This region of Nostoc sp. UHCC 0302 genomic DNA includes:
- a CDS encoding cation:proton antiporter, which codes for MLLNSPIIAFTILLAVIFIVPPVFEKLRLPGLVGLLVAGVILGQNGLKLLDSESDTIKLLSDIGKVYLMFVAGLEIDLEQFRKTRNRSIGFGILTFLVPLIAGIAVGRLFNFSWNSSILIGSLLASHTLLAYPIVSRLGVVTNEAVTVTIGATIFTDTGALLVLAICVGIHGGEFTALSLVTLLGGLAIYSVVVLFGFDWAGKEFFRRTGEEQSNQFLFILLALFLASVGAQVIGVEKIVGAFLAGLAVNDVLGRSPVKEKIEFIGSVLFIPCFFVDMGLLINIPAFIKTLSSIWLALVIVVALIGSKFIAAFLAKLLYRYNTAELMTMWSLSLPQVAATLAATLVAYQTVNPAGERLINEGVLNSVIVLMLVTAILGPVITARSATALQVGQTDFATDSLSTWWESDKGELLEQNPYPFTVVVPIYNPQTQRYLIEMAALLARYESGRIVPLAITRAHIQMDNPQLITALEQSQQRLNSAKEISQEFEVEVSPTIRIDDDIALAISRTSREQNASLVVMGWSQTTGLRARLFGSVIDSVFWSSHCPVAVTRLLNSPTTIKKILVPVGDLTRQTIGAVRFAQILADTNQAQVVLLHVSDRKTPPTLLEKFTSQLSDIVSKTQLQVNTTIQTVRGDDIARLIIREAQTFDLAVLRSVRYRTAGGLAFSEVTTQVIKELKCSIVLLGEPHSNS
- a CDS encoding D-alanine--D-alanine ligase family protein; translation: MTKLRVGLLFGGRSGEHEVSINSARAIAKALSAEQNASKYDLLPFYIQKDGRWLAGEAPQKVLGTGIPLPESPQSTSEGQLTSNPQAQTLNQWQSPSQVAEVDVWFPVLHGPNGEDGTIQGLLTLMQVPFVGSGVLGSAMGMDKIAMKMAFEQAGLAQVKYKALTRAQVWSNPCVFPKLCDEIEAALGYPCFVKPANLGSSVGIAKVRSRQELETALDNAAGFDRRLIVEAGVVAREVECAVLGNDQPQASVIGEITYDSDFYDYETKYTEGKADLLIPAPLPDAISCQIQDMALQAFAAVDAAGLARVDFFYVEATGEVLINEINTLPGFTATSMYPQLWSQSGISFPELVDRLIQLALERHSAK